One window of Jatrophihabitans sp. genomic DNA carries:
- a CDS encoding glucosyl-3-phosphoglycerate synthase, producing MDVAARRWFDSHTFDAARFGLADLLRAKRQSADTVSVVIPARDEAGTVAAVVSQIRQALMVTGLVDELIVLDSDSTDDTAAVARAAGATVFAARDIDTGTPVSPGKGEALWKSLFVTNGDLLVFIDADLTEWGPHFVTGLLGPLLTDPDTLLVKGFYDRLADDLPAEPAASPPNAAPQGGRVTELVARPLLNLYWPELAAVVQPLAGEWAVRRSLIESLPIPVGYGVEFASLTDTWRLHGLPAIAQVDLGRRGHRHQNVHDLGVMAAEILATAMRRLPLGRSGGSAQAPPGLAPPVQARDLQQYDRGTPQGWRSRSVPVIERPAARGNARYRAHEQRAHEQRAHEQRAHEQRAHEQRAHEQTVTRCSS from the coding sequence ATGGATGTCGCCGCACGGCGATGGTTCGACTCGCACACCTTCGACGCGGCACGGTTCGGGCTCGCCGACCTGCTCAGGGCCAAGCGGCAGTCGGCTGACACCGTCAGCGTGGTGATCCCGGCGCGCGACGAGGCCGGGACCGTCGCGGCCGTGGTCAGCCAGATTCGCCAGGCGCTGATGGTCACCGGCCTGGTGGACGAGTTGATCGTCCTGGACTCCGACTCCACCGACGACACCGCGGCGGTGGCCCGGGCCGCGGGCGCGACCGTGTTCGCCGCCCGCGACATCGACACCGGCACACCGGTGAGCCCCGGCAAGGGCGAGGCGTTGTGGAAGTCGCTGTTCGTCACCAACGGTGATCTGCTGGTCTTCATCGACGCCGACCTGACCGAGTGGGGTCCGCACTTCGTGACCGGCCTGCTCGGGCCGTTGCTGACCGACCCGGACACCCTGCTGGTCAAAGGCTTCTACGACCGGCTGGCCGACGACCTGCCCGCGGAGCCGGCTGCCTCGCCGCCGAACGCCGCGCCGCAGGGCGGCCGGGTCACCGAGCTGGTCGCCCGGCCGTTGCTGAACCTCTACTGGCCCGAGCTGGCCGCTGTCGTGCAGCCGTTGGCCGGCGAGTGGGCCGTGCGACGCTCGCTGATCGAGTCGCTGCCCATCCCGGTCGGCTACGGCGTCGAGTTCGCCAGCCTGACCGACACCTGGCGCCTGCACGGCCTGCCGGCGATCGCCCAGGTCGACCTGGGCAGACGTGGGCATCGGCACCAGAACGTGCATGATCTGGGAGTGATGGCCGCCGAGATCCTGGCGACGGCGATGCGCCGGCTGCCGCTGGGTCGGTCCGGCGGGTCCGCGCAGGCGCCGCCGGGGCTGGCGCCGCCGGTCCAGGCGCGAGACCTGCAGCAGTACGACCGCGGCACCCCGCAGGGCTGGCGCAGCCGCTCGGTGCCGGTGATCGAGCGCCCGGCCGCCCGGGGCAACGCGCGCTACCGGGCCCATGAGCAGCGGGCCCATGAGCAGCGGGCGCATGAGCAGCGGGCGCATGAGCAGCGGGCCCATGAGCAGCGGGCCCATGAGCAGACAGTGACCCGATGCTCGAGCTAG
- the folP gene encoding dihydropteroate synthase, whose protein sequence is MLELAGRGFEPSDLLIMAIVNRTPDSFYDRGATYAFDKALERVAEVVAAGAEIVDIGGVKAAPGDEVDTEEEIRRTVDFVARVRADFPDLIISVDTWRHEVARAVCQAGADVLNDAWGGYDPRLAEVAAEFDAALVCTHAGGVQPRTRPHRIFYDDVLADVLDRTVALAERAVGLGVSRQRIMIDPGHDFGKNTWHSLEVTRRLSEMVATGWPVLVSLSNKDFVGEALDLPLDQRLLGTLATTAICAWQGAMVFRAHNVAETRQVLDMVAAIRGSQPPRRAVRGLA, encoded by the coding sequence ATGCTCGAGCTAGCCGGCCGCGGCTTCGAGCCGAGCGACCTGCTGATCATGGCGATCGTGAACCGGACGCCGGACTCCTTCTATGACCGCGGCGCCACCTACGCCTTCGACAAGGCCCTGGAGCGAGTGGCCGAGGTGGTCGCCGCCGGCGCTGAGATCGTCGACATCGGCGGTGTGAAGGCCGCGCCCGGCGACGAGGTCGACACCGAAGAGGAGATCCGGCGCACGGTCGATTTCGTGGCCAGGGTGCGCGCGGACTTTCCCGACCTGATCATCTCGGTGGACACCTGGCGCCACGAGGTGGCCCGGGCCGTCTGCCAGGCCGGAGCGGATGTGCTCAACGACGCCTGGGGCGGCTATGACCCGCGGTTGGCCGAGGTGGCTGCCGAGTTCGACGCCGCGCTGGTCTGCACGCACGCCGGTGGGGTGCAGCCGCGGACCAGGCCGCACCGGATCTTCTACGACGACGTGCTGGCCGACGTGCTGGATCGCACGGTCGCTCTCGCCGAGCGTGCGGTCGGCCTGGGGGTCTCGCGTCAGCGGATCATGATCGACCCGGGGCATGACTTCGGCAAGAACACCTGGCATTCACTGGAGGTGACCCGCCGGTTGAGCGAGATGGTGGCGACTGGCTGGCCGGTTCTGGTGTCGCTGTCGAACAAGGACTTCGTCGGCGAGGCGCTGGACCTGCCGTTGGACCAGCGGTTGCTGGGCACCCTGGCGACCACCGCCATCTGCGCCTGGCAGGGGGCCATGGTGTTTCGCGCCCACAATGTGGCCGAGACCCGGCAGGTGCTCGACATGGTCGCCGCCATCCGAGGCAGCCAGCCGCCCCGGCGGGCCGTGCGGGGCCTGGCGTGA
- the hppD gene encoding 4-hydroxyphenylpyruvate dioxygenase produces the protein MTTIDVALTPDERDADLNLEQLKQLVGLVPYDQSTDPFPVTGWDAVVFVVGNATQTAHFYQSAFGMRLVAYSGPETGNRDHKSYVLRSGSCRFVISGGVSPDSPLLDHHRAHGDGVLDIALEVPDVDRCIRQARAQGAVVLSDPHEVSDEFGVIRTAAIAAYGSTRHTLIDRSGYTGVYLPGYVARSSSYRPRDGAPKRLFQALDHVVGNVELGRMDDWVGFYNKVMGFVNMAEFIGDDIATDYSALMSKVVANGNHRVKFPLNEPAIAKKKSQIDEFLEFYRGPGVQHLALATNDILGSVDAMRAEGVEFLATPDSYYSDPELRARIGHVRAPIEQLQSRGILVDRDEDGYLLQIFTKPVGDRPTVFFELIERHGSLGFGKGNFKALFEAIEREQETRGNL, from the coding sequence ATGACGACCATCGATGTGGCCCTGACGCCTGACGAGCGGGACGCCGACCTCAATCTGGAGCAGCTCAAGCAGCTGGTCGGCCTGGTGCCCTATGACCAGAGCACCGATCCGTTTCCGGTCACCGGCTGGGACGCCGTCGTGTTCGTGGTCGGCAACGCCACCCAGACCGCGCACTTCTATCAATCCGCCTTCGGCATGAGGCTGGTGGCCTACTCCGGGCCCGAGACCGGCAACCGCGACCACAAGTCCTACGTGCTGCGCAGCGGCTCCTGCCGGTTCGTGATCTCGGGCGGGGTCAGCCCGGACAGTCCGCTGCTGGATCACCACCGCGCGCACGGTGACGGGGTTCTCGACATCGCGCTGGAGGTTCCCGACGTCGACCGCTGCATCCGGCAGGCCCGGGCCCAGGGCGCTGTCGTCCTCTCCGACCCCCACGAGGTCAGCGACGAGTTCGGCGTCATCCGCACCGCCGCCATCGCCGCCTACGGCAGCACTCGGCACACCCTGATCGACCGCTCCGGCTACACCGGCGTCTACCTGCCCGGTTACGTCGCCCGCAGCTCGAGCTACCGCCCGCGCGACGGCGCGCCCAAGCGGCTGTTCCAGGCCCTGGACCACGTCGTCGGCAATGTCGAGCTGGGCAGGATGGATGACTGGGTCGGCTTCTACAACAAGGTCATGGGCTTTGTGAACATGGCCGAGTTCATCGGCGACGACATCGCCACGGACTACTCCGCGCTGATGTCGAAAGTGGTGGCCAACGGCAACCACCGGGTGAAGTTCCCGCTCAACGAGCCGGCGATCGCCAAGAAGAAGAGCCAGATCGATGAGTTCCTGGAGTTCTACCGGGGCCCCGGCGTGCAGCACCTGGCGTTGGCCACCAACGACATCTTGGGCAGCGTGGACGCCATGCGGGCCGAGGGTGTGGAGTTCCTGGCCACGCCGGACTCCTATTACTCCGACCCCGAGCTGCGAGCCCGGATCGGCCACGTCCGGGCGCCGATCGAGCAGCTGCAGTCGCGCGGCATCCTGGTCGACCGCGACGAGGACGGCTACCTGCTGCAGATCTTCACCAAGCCGGTCGGGGACCGCCCGACGGTGTTCTTCGAGCTGATCGAGCGGCACGGCTCGCTAGGCTTCGGCAAGGGCAACTTCAAGGCCCTGTTCGAGGCGATCGAGCGTGAGCAGGAGACTCGCGGCAATCTCTAG
- a CDS encoding Lrp/AsnC family transcriptional regulator: MSRREIDSLDVAIVAALRDTPRAGYLELSRLLQVSRATIQARLDRLERDGVVCGYGPDIDLAVAGYPVLAFATLEIAQGRLEEVTAAIAAIPSVVEAFATTGPGDVHCRLAASSHEDLQRVLLEVSQVPGVARSTSVIALSRLVRHRPVELLEAGEVPHASRTGAR; the protein is encoded by the coding sequence GTGAGCAGGCGCGAGATCGATTCACTGGACGTGGCGATCGTGGCCGCCCTGCGAGACACCCCGCGAGCCGGCTACCTGGAGCTGTCCCGGCTGCTGCAGGTCTCCCGGGCCACCATCCAGGCGCGGCTGGACCGCTTGGAGCGCGACGGGGTGGTCTGCGGGTACGGCCCGGACATCGACCTGGCCGTCGCCGGCTACCCGGTGCTCGCGTTCGCCACGCTGGAGATAGCCCAGGGCCGGCTGGAGGAGGTGACCGCCGCGATCGCCGCCATCCCCTCTGTGGTCGAGGCCTTCGCCACCACCGGGCCTGGCGACGTGCACTGCCGGCTGGCCGCCAGCTCGCACGAGGACCTGCAGCGGGTGCTGCTCGAGGTCTCCCAGGTTCCGGGGGTGGCCCGCTCGACGTCGGTGATCGCGCTGAGCAGGCTGGTGCGGCATCGGCCGGTCGAGCTGCTCGAAGCCGGTGAGGTGCCGCACGCCAGCCGGACGGGCGCCCGCTAA
- a CDS encoding SGNH/GDSL hydrolase family protein, with product MLKMRPLVVAFSSAMAIVMTVLLTAAPANAITGGYVALGDSYSSGVGSGSESGGCLQSPTAYPGLWNAAHHPSSYRMVACSGAKTTDVNANQLSALSSSTGLVSITVGGNDVGFSDIMTTCVLYSESACVAAVNRAEAYANANLANLLNVTYNGIRSRAPYARVVVLSYPVFYQLGVWYCVGLSETSRAKIDEGINLVDNIIKNSAIGHGFVFADVRSKFVGHQLCSGDKWLHSLNYSELTKSYHPTGTGQSSGYLPVFTTAAG from the coding sequence ATGCTCAAAATGCGCCCACTGGTCGTCGCCTTCAGTTCGGCGATGGCGATCGTGATGACGGTGCTGCTCACCGCAGCGCCAGCCAACGCCATAACTGGTGGCTATGTCGCTCTGGGCGACTCGTACTCCTCCGGCGTGGGCAGCGGCAGCGAGTCCGGCGGCTGTCTGCAGAGCCCGACCGCGTACCCGGGGTTGTGGAACGCCGCCCACCATCCGAGCTCCTACCGGATGGTGGCCTGCTCTGGAGCCAAGACCACCGACGTCAACGCCAACCAGCTGTCGGCGCTCAGCTCGTCGACCGGCCTGGTCAGCATCACCGTCGGCGGCAACGACGTCGGCTTCTCCGACATCATGACCACGTGCGTGCTCTACAGCGAGTCCGCATGCGTCGCCGCGGTGAACAGGGCCGAGGCCTATGCCAACGCCAACCTGGCCAATTTGCTGAACGTCACCTACAACGGCATTCGCAGCCGCGCCCCGTACGCCCGGGTGGTCGTGCTGTCCTACCCGGTCTTCTACCAACTGGGAGTCTGGTACTGCGTCGGGCTGAGCGAAACCTCCCGGGCCAAGATCGATGAAGGCATCAATCTGGTCGACAACATCATTAAGAACTCCGCCATTGGGCACGGCTTCGTCTTCGCGGATGTGCGCAGCAAGTTCGTCGGCCACCAGCTCTGCTCCGGCGACAAGTGGCTGCACTCGCTGAACTACTCCGAACTCACTAAGTCCTACCACCCGACCGGGACCGGCCAGTCCAGCGGTTACCTGCCGGTGTTCACTACCGCGGCAGGCTGA
- a CDS encoding UvrB/UvrC motif-containing protein: MSDADGLPAGTGRARDMVGRRRQRKAPATGRVHHLGAAPAVMPVLRDGGDETSTRTAAVQLSARTRWELDQLLADITTEMARASDDLDFERAGQLRDELVRARAELDRRTS; this comes from the coding sequence ATGAGCGATGCCGACGGCCTGCCGGCCGGAACCGGCCGGGCCCGCGACATGGTCGGCCGGCGGCGCCAGCGCAAGGCGCCCGCCACCGGCCGGGTGCACCACCTGGGAGCGGCGCCGGCCGTCATGCCGGTGCTGCGGGACGGCGGGGACGAGACCTCGACCCGGACGGCGGCGGTGCAACTCAGCGCTCGGACCCGCTGGGAACTCGACCAGCTGCTGGCCGACATCACGACGGAGATGGCGCGCGCGTCCGATGACCTGGACTTCGAACGCGCCGGCCAGCTGCGCGACGAGCTGGTCCGCGCCCGGGCCGAGCTCGACCGGCGCACAAGCTAA
- a CDS encoding geranylgeranyl reductase family protein → MTVIAEGPRGLSLPAEQGEDSHYDADVIVVGAGPSGSAAAYWMATAGLDVLLLEKTSFPREKVCGDGLTPRGTRALIDMGIDVSEEAGWLHNKGLRVIGGGMRLELDWPELTSFPAYGLVRPRADLDHLLVRQAVKAGARLHEQTSVTAPILDKQGRVRGVRAKSAASGDPAEISYRAPVVLACDGVSGRFALALGMQRNDKRPMGVAVRRYYTSPRTDDDYLESWLELWDGPPGADDAKLLPGYGWIFGMGDGSVNVGLGVLNSSAGFQKTNYRSLLTTWLDNTPPEWGLREQNALCPTQGAGLPMGFNRTPHYRDGVLLVGDSGGSVNPFNGEGIPYAMESGKFAAEAVVQALARPQGPAREKALAAYPAAMAAEWGAYYRLGGVFVKLIGNPAVMRACTRHGLPHPRLMQFVLKLLANLTDPHDGDASDRIITALTRLTPPLR, encoded by the coding sequence ATGACCGTGATCGCCGAGGGTCCGCGCGGCCTGTCCTTGCCTGCCGAGCAAGGCGAAGACAGCCATTACGACGCCGACGTGATCGTGGTCGGCGCCGGGCCGTCCGGCTCGGCCGCCGCGTATTGGATGGCCACCGCCGGGCTCGATGTCCTGCTGCTGGAGAAGACGTCCTTCCCGCGCGAGAAGGTCTGCGGTGACGGCCTCACCCCGCGAGGCACCCGGGCGCTGATCGACATGGGCATCGACGTCAGCGAAGAGGCCGGCTGGCTGCACAACAAGGGTCTGCGGGTGATCGGCGGTGGCATGCGCCTGGAGCTGGACTGGCCCGAACTGACCTCGTTCCCCGCTTACGGCCTGGTCCGCCCCCGGGCAGACCTGGACCACCTGCTGGTGCGGCAAGCCGTCAAGGCCGGCGCCCGGCTGCACGAGCAGACCTCGGTCACCGCGCCGATCCTGGACAAGCAGGGCCGGGTGAGGGGTGTGCGAGCGAAGTCGGCAGCGAGCGGGGACCCGGCCGAGATCAGTTACCGGGCCCCGGTCGTGCTGGCCTGCGACGGGGTGTCGGGTCGGTTCGCCCTGGCGCTGGGCATGCAGCGCAATGACAAGCGGCCGATGGGCGTGGCGGTGCGCCGTTACTACACCAGCCCACGGACCGACGATGACTACCTGGAGTCCTGGCTTGAGTTGTGGGACGGCCCGCCCGGCGCCGACGACGCCAAGCTGCTGCCCGGCTACGGCTGGATCTTCGGAATGGGCGACGGGTCGGTGAACGTCGGCTTGGGCGTGCTGAACTCCTCTGCCGGTTTCCAGAAGACCAACTACCGCTCGCTGCTGACCACCTGGTTGGACAACACCCCGCCCGAGTGGGGCCTGCGCGAGCAGAACGCGCTGTGCCCGACCCAGGGCGCCGGCCTGCCGATGGGCTTCAACCGGACACCGCACTACCGCGACGGCGTGCTCCTGGTCGGTGACTCCGGGGGCTCGGTGAACCCGTTCAACGGCGAAGGCATCCCGTACGCGATGGAGTCGGGCAAGTTCGCCGCCGAGGCCGTCGTGCAAGCTCTGGCCCGTCCGCAGGGTCCGGCGCGGGAGAAGGCGCTGGCGGCCTACCCGGCGGCGATGGCAGCCGAGTGGGGCGCCTACTACCGCCTCGGCGGCGTCTTCGTGAAGTTGATCGGCAATCCGGCGGTGATGCGAGCCTGCACCCGGCACGGCTTGCCGCATCCCCGGCTGATGCAGTTCGTCCTGAAGTTGCTCGCAAACCTGACAGACCCCCACGACGGCGATGCCAGCGACCGGATCATCACGGCGTTGACCCGCCTCACGCCGCCGCTGCGATAG
- a CDS encoding NADH-quinone oxidoreductase subunit A, translating into MLGPYLPIVVLFALAFGFAVFSVIIATVTGPKRYNKAKLSFYECGIEPAPTSSGPNRFPVKYFLTAMLFIVFDIEIIFLYPYAVASRELGLLGLVEIFLFLATVFVAYVYVWRRGGLDWD; encoded by the coding sequence ATGTTAGGGCCTTACCTGCCGATCGTGGTTCTTTTCGCGCTGGCTTTCGGGTTCGCGGTCTTCTCGGTGATCATCGCGACAGTGACCGGGCCCAAGCGCTACAACAAGGCCAAGCTGTCCTTCTACGAGTGCGGGATCGAGCCCGCGCCGACGTCCTCGGGACCCAACAGATTCCCGGTGAAGTACTTCCTCACCGCAATGCTGTTCATCGTCTTCGACATCGAGATCATCTTCTTGTATCCCTACGCCGTCGCCAGCCGGGAGCTGGGCCTGCTGGGCCTGGTCGAGATCTTCCTGTTCCTGGCGACCGTGTTCGTCGCCTACGTCTATGTCTGGCGTCGCGGCGGTCTGGACTGGGACTGA
- a CDS encoding NADH-quinone oxidoreductase subunit B family protein, giving the protein MGLEEKLPDGMMLATVESVVNWTRKSSLWPVTFGLACCAIEMMTFGAPRFDSGRFGMEVFRPSPRQADLMIVAGRVSQKMAPVVRQIYDQMAEPRWVIAMGVCASSGGMFNNYAVVQGVDHIIPVDMYLPGCPPRPEMLIDAVLKLHHKISNEPLGPKRAERLAGQKVELIPSSQRFAK; this is encoded by the coding sequence ATGGGTTTAGAAGAGAAGCTGCCGGACGGCATGATGCTGGCCACCGTCGAGTCGGTGGTGAACTGGACGCGCAAGTCCTCGTTGTGGCCGGTGACCTTCGGGCTGGCCTGCTGCGCCATCGAGATGATGACCTTCGGGGCGCCGCGGTTTGACTCGGGCCGGTTCGGCATGGAGGTGTTCCGGCCTTCGCCGCGGCAGGCCGACCTGATGATCGTGGCCGGCCGGGTCAGCCAGAAGATGGCCCCGGTCGTCCGCCAGATCTATGACCAGATGGCTGAGCCGCGCTGGGTGATCGCGATGGGGGTCTGCGCCTCTTCGGGCGGCATGTTCAACAACTACGCCGTCGTGCAGGGCGTGGACCACATCATTCCGGTCGACATGTACCTGCCTGGCTGCCCGCCGCGGCCTGAGATGCTGATCGACGCGGTCCTGAAGCTGCACCACAAGATCTCCAACGAGCCCCTCGGGCCCAAGCGCGCCGAGCGGCTGGCCGGTCAGAAGGTCGAGCTCATCCCGTCCAGCCAGAGGTTCGCCAAGTGA
- a CDS encoding NADH-quinone oxidoreductase subunit C — protein MTTGPDFDPEAPLGQASGSLPAGRQTPGMFGVTGSGDTSGFSGLQREPWIELPAEPPYGGYFDEVMEAFAEAYPEHGAAVEKVVLHRGELTLHLRREHIARVCQVFRDDPALRFELLSSVSGVDYLAREGVEGKRLHAVYQLTSMTFRRRIRLEVAVSTADPRIPSVTGVYPTADWQERETWDLLGIVFDGHPALTRIMMPDDWDGHPQRKDYPLGGVVTEYKGGASIPPPDERRAYR, from the coding sequence GTGACCACCGGCCCTGACTTCGACCCTGAGGCGCCGCTCGGGCAGGCGTCGGGAAGCCTGCCGGCCGGTCGGCAGACACCCGGGATGTTCGGGGTCACCGGTTCCGGTGACACCTCCGGCTTCTCCGGCCTGCAGCGCGAGCCATGGATCGAGTTGCCCGCCGAGCCCCCGTACGGCGGGTACTTCGACGAGGTGATGGAGGCCTTCGCCGAGGCCTATCCCGAGCACGGGGCCGCGGTCGAGAAGGTCGTGCTGCACCGCGGCGAGCTGACCTTGCACCTGCGGCGCGAGCACATCGCACGGGTCTGCCAGGTGTTTCGCGACGACCCGGCGCTGCGCTTTGAATTGCTGTCCAGCGTCTCGGGCGTGGACTACCTGGCCCGCGAGGGGGTCGAGGGAAAACGGCTGCACGCGGTCTACCAGCTGACCTCGATGACCTTCCGGCGGCGGATCAGGCTCGAGGTCGCGGTCAGCACCGCAGACCCGCGCATCCCCTCGGTCACCGGCGTCTACCCGACGGCCGACTGGCAGGAGCGCGAGACCTGGGACCTGCTCGGGATCGTCTTCGACGGCCACCCGGCGCTGACCCGGATCATGATGCCCGACGACTGGGACGGCCACCCCCAGCGCAAGGACTACCCGCTCGGTGGCGTGGTGACCGAGTACAAGGGCGGCGCGAGCATCCCACCGCCGGACGAGCGGCGGGCCTACCGATGA
- a CDS encoding NADH-quinone oxidoreductase subunit D produces the protein MTTSDIYSPSRETTEGRIFNVSGGDWDSVLGAEPLHDERLVINMGPQHPSTHGVLRLVLELEGETVTDARVVVGYLHTGIEKNAEFRNWTQGSAFVTRCDYLANLFNESVYSMAVEKLLGTVVPERANLIRLMMMEINRISSHWVWLATGGMELGALTAMTNGFRARERCMDIFELITGLRMNHAYIRPGGLAQDLPEDALPKIRDWIKEMDKEIRDVDRLLRGQPIWINRLKGVGWIGVEGCLSLGVTGPLLRAAGLPWDLRKTDPYLGYETYDFDVPTDDGGDCWSRFVVRVAEMRESLRIISQVIERIEQTPGRVMVDDPKIAWPAQLSIGSDGMGNSPAHVNKIMNGSMESLIHHFKLVTEGFRVPAGQVYVPIEGPRGELGAHVVSDGGTRPYRVHLREPSFINLQATAAMSIGGQIADVIASIASIDPVIGGCDR, from the coding sequence ATGACGACTTCTGATATCTACAGCCCGTCCCGCGAGACCACCGAGGGACGGATCTTCAACGTCTCCGGCGGTGACTGGGACTCGGTGCTGGGCGCCGAGCCGCTGCACGACGAGCGGCTGGTCATCAACATGGGCCCGCAGCACCCCTCGACCCACGGCGTGCTGCGGCTGGTGCTCGAGCTCGAAGGCGAGACGGTCACCGACGCCCGGGTGGTGGTGGGCTACCTGCACACCGGCATCGAGAAGAACGCCGAGTTCCGCAACTGGACCCAGGGCAGCGCCTTCGTGACCCGGTGCGACTACCTGGCGAACCTGTTCAACGAGTCGGTCTACTCGATGGCCGTGGAGAAGCTGCTCGGCACGGTGGTGCCCGAACGCGCCAACCTGATCCGGCTGATGATGATGGAGATCAACCGGATCTCCTCGCACTGGGTGTGGCTGGCCACCGGCGGCATGGAGCTGGGCGCGCTGACCGCGATGACCAACGGCTTCCGCGCCCGTGAGCGCTGCATGGACATCTTCGAGCTGATCACCGGCCTGCGGATGAACCACGCCTACATCAGGCCGGGCGGCCTGGCCCAGGACCTTCCCGAGGACGCCCTGCCCAAGATCCGGGACTGGATCAAGGAGATGGACAAGGAGATCCGGGACGTCGACCGGCTGCTGCGCGGCCAGCCGATCTGGATCAACCGGCTCAAGGGCGTCGGCTGGATCGGCGTCGAGGGCTGCCTGTCCCTGGGCGTGACCGGCCCGCTGTTGCGGGCCGCCGGCCTGCCCTGGGATCTGCGCAAGACCGACCCGTACCTGGGCTATGAGACCTATGACTTCGACGTCCCCACCGACGACGGCGGCGACTGCTGGAGCCGGTTCGTGGTTCGGGTCGCCGAGATGCGCGAGAGCCTTCGGATCATCTCCCAGGTCATCGAGCGGATCGAGCAGACTCCGGGGCGGGTGATGGTCGACGATCCCAAGATCGCCTGGCCGGCCCAGCTGTCCATCGGCTCCGACGGCATGGGCAACTCGCCCGCGCACGTCAACAAGATCATGAACGGCTCGATGGAGTCGTTGATCCACCACTTCAAGCTGGTCACCGAGGGCTTCCGGGTGCCGGCCGGGCAGGTCTACGTGCCGATCGAGGGCCCCCGCGGCGAGCTCGGCGCGCACGTGGTCTCCGACGGCGGCACCAGGCCCTACCGGGTGCATCTGCGCGAGCCCTCGTTCATCAACCTCCAAGCGACCGCGGCGATGTCGATCGGCGGCCAGATCGCCGACGTGATCGCCTCAATCGCCTCGATCGACCCGGTGATAGGTGGCTGTGACCGCTGA
- the nuoE gene encoding NADH-quinone oxidoreductase subunit NuoE: protein MANTRLSLIDIGRPGDPAVFDADVRAAALEIVARYPQGQSRSALLPMLHLVQSEQGYVSADGIAFCAQVLDLTKAQVAAVATFYTMYKRSPAGEYLVSVCTNTLCGMLGGDDIYQALSELLGVGMNETAGAAGEPGSITLERAECLAACDYAPIVTVNYEFFDNQSVDSAVGLVTELRAGNRPQPTRGAPLCSFKEISRQIAGFVDQRPASIRAQATGPQTEAGVRLAQRLNQQAPGYPPGDEAEASSVDAEQTAADNSGKPDYTSSNDAPLNTFKSDPAADSPTGGQSERTNTADEADKGK, encoded by the coding sequence ATGGCCAACACTCGGCTAAGCCTCATCGACATCGGACGGCCCGGTGACCCGGCCGTCTTCGACGCGGACGTGCGCGCCGCGGCGCTGGAGATAGTCGCCCGTTACCCGCAGGGCCAGTCCCGCTCGGCGTTGCTGCCCATGCTGCACCTGGTGCAGTCCGAGCAGGGCTACGTCTCAGCCGACGGAATCGCCTTCTGCGCCCAGGTGCTGGACCTGACCAAGGCCCAGGTGGCCGCGGTGGCCACCTTCTACACGATGTACAAGCGGTCCCCGGCCGGTGAGTACCTCGTCAGCGTCTGCACCAACACCCTGTGCGGGATGCTCGGCGGCGATGACATCTACCAGGCGCTGTCGGAGCTGCTCGGCGTCGGGATGAACGAGACCGCCGGCGCCGCGGGCGAGCCCGGCTCGATCACGCTGGAGCGCGCCGAATGCCTGGCCGCCTGTGATTACGCCCCGATCGTGACCGTCAACTACGAGTTCTTCGACAACCAGAGCGTGGACTCGGCAGTGGGCCTGGTGACCGAGCTGCGGGCGGGCAACCGGCCGCAGCCGACCCGGGGCGCGCCGTTGTGCAGCTTCAAGGAGATCTCGCGCCAGATCGCCGGCTTCGTCGACCAGCGGCCGGCCTCGATCCGGGCGCAGGCCACCGGGCCGCAGACCGAGGCCGGGGTCCGGCTGGCCCAGCGGCTCAACCAGCAGGCGCCGGGTTACCCGCCCGGTGACGAGGCCGAGGCCAGCTCCGTCGACGCCGAGCAGACGGCAGCCGACAACTCCGGCAAGCCCGACTACACCAGCTCCAACGACGCGCCGCTGAACACCTTCAAAAGCGATCCGGCCGCGGACTCACCCACCGGCGGCCAGAGCGAACGAACCAACACAGCTGACGAAGCTGACAAGGGAAAGTGA